A window of Microbacterium luteolum contains these coding sequences:
- a CDS encoding heme ABC transporter ATP-binding protein yields the protein MGVTVRLRGTGLTVRVGEGRAILEDAAIEIRAGEIHALVGPNGAGKTTLFGVLAGDVPAAAGEVALDDQPIGGVRARILAQQRAVLLQENAVTFPFSAEQVVRMGRTPWARTPAADDDDLAVTSAMDLTEVTAMRARAVTSLSGGERARVALARVIAQSTGILLLDEPTAALDLKHHEDVMRLIRARADAGVAVAIVLHDLNAALAHADRVTLLSEGRVVASGSPAEVLTAARIEEVYGQPVDVFPHPVTGVPLVVARR from the coding sequence ATGGGCGTGACCGTGCGGCTGCGCGGCACCGGGCTCACGGTGCGGGTCGGCGAGGGCCGCGCGATCCTCGAGGATGCCGCGATCGAGATCCGCGCCGGCGAGATCCACGCGCTCGTCGGACCGAACGGCGCCGGCAAGACCACGCTCTTCGGTGTGCTCGCCGGCGATGTCCCCGCGGCGGCCGGCGAGGTCGCCCTCGACGATCAGCCGATCGGCGGCGTGCGCGCACGGATCCTGGCTCAGCAGCGCGCCGTGCTCCTGCAGGAGAACGCCGTGACATTCCCGTTCAGCGCCGAACAGGTCGTGCGGATGGGGCGGACGCCCTGGGCTCGCACCCCCGCCGCGGACGACGACGATCTCGCGGTGACCTCGGCGATGGACCTGACCGAGGTGACGGCGATGCGCGCCCGGGCGGTGACCTCGCTCTCCGGCGGCGAGCGCGCTCGCGTCGCTCTCGCCCGCGTGATCGCCCAGAGCACCGGCATCCTGCTGCTCGACGAGCCCACGGCCGCGCTCGATCTCAAGCACCACGAAGACGTGATGCGCCTGATCAGAGCACGAGCCGACGCCGGGGTCGCCGTGGCGATCGTGCTGCACGACCTGAACGCCGCCCTCGCGCACGCCGATCGCGTGACGCTGCTGTCGGAGGGCCGCGTGGTGGCGTCCGGATCGCCCGCCGAGGTCCTCACGGCCGCGCGCATCGAGGAGGTCTACGGCCAGCCGGTCGATGTCTTCCCGCACCCCGTCACCGGCGTGCCCCTGGTCGTCGCGCGGCGCTGA